A stretch of the Candidatus Polarisedimenticolaceae bacterium genome encodes the following:
- a CDS encoding GNAT family protein yields MSRVLIRPPVPADMNEFVTAARRSRRFHRPWGAAPDTPAKFRAYLARTQRPTHRGFLVCRRDDGAIAGAINISEIVRGSFRSAYLGYYVFKGFERQGYMTEGLRAAVRHGFRVLRLHRLEANIQPRNAASLALAKRCGFRREGLSPRYLKIGGRWKDHERWAILSS; encoded by the coding sequence GTGTCTCGCGTCCTGATCCGGCCGCCCGTGCCCGCCGACATGAACGAGTTCGTGACGGCGGCCAGGCGGAGCCGGCGGTTTCACCGGCCGTGGGGAGCGGCCCCCGACACGCCGGCGAAGTTTCGCGCGTACCTCGCGCGGACGCAGCGGCCGACCCACCGCGGCTTTCTCGTTTGCCGCAGGGACGACGGCGCGATCGCCGGCGCGATCAACATCTCGGAGATCGTGCGCGGGAGCTTCCGGAGCGCGTACCTCGGCTACTACGTCTTCAAGGGGTTCGAACGGCAGGGGTACATGACGGAAGGGCTCCGCGCGGCGGTGCGCCACGGCTTTCGCGTGCTCCGGCTGCATCGCCTCGAGGCGAACATCCAGCCGCGGAATGCCGCGTCGCTCGCACTCGCGAAGCGCTGCGGCTTCCGTCGCGAGGGGCTGTCGCCGCGTTATCTCAAGATCGGCGGCCGTTGGAAGGATCAC
- a CDS encoding AI-2E family transporter, translating into MNANEQRDSSRSMDFVIRVGLIGGLAVLCYQVLSPFLMLAVWSIILAVTLYPLDRWLARKVGKQWLASTLIVVIGVVLIVVPTALLMSSFADSIRGFIDSVQSNTIEIPAPRESVQEWPVVGNKIYGVWAKAYEDLPAFVQSMQPKIGELARRAVAMIASIGGGILLFLASFIVAGILMAYGEAGAGASRAIFRRVAGPARGDAFTKLSTATIRTVAQGVVGVAAIQAILIGIALLIAGIKVAGALAIVALVLGIAQVPALIVTLPVIIYIWTKGDYGTGAAITHTIVLLVTGMADNVLKPLLLGRGVDAPMPVILFGALGGMAALGIPGMFVGATGLALGYEIYREWVAADPT; encoded by the coding sequence ATGAACGCAAACGAGCAGCGCGACTCCTCCCGCTCGATGGACTTCGTGATCCGCGTCGGCCTGATCGGCGGGCTGGCGGTCCTCTGCTACCAGGTCCTCTCGCCGTTCCTCATGCTCGCCGTCTGGTCGATCATCCTCGCGGTGACGTTGTATCCGCTCGACCGTTGGCTCGCGCGGAAGGTCGGCAAGCAGTGGCTCGCCTCGACGCTGATCGTCGTCATCGGCGTCGTCCTCATCGTCGTTCCGACGGCGCTCCTCATGAGCTCGTTCGCCGACTCGATCCGCGGGTTCATCGACTCGGTGCAGAGCAACACGATCGAGATTCCCGCACCGCGCGAGTCCGTTCAGGAATGGCCGGTCGTGGGCAACAAGATCTACGGCGTATGGGCCAAGGCCTACGAGGACCTTCCCGCGTTCGTGCAGAGCATGCAGCCGAAGATCGGCGAGCTGGCGAGGCGCGCGGTCGCGATGATCGCGAGCATCGGCGGCGGCATTCTGCTCTTCCTCGCGTCGTTCATCGTCGCCGGGATCCTGATGGCGTACGGCGAGGCCGGGGCGGGCGCGAGCCGCGCGATCTTCCGCCGCGTCGCGGGGCCGGCGAGGGGCGACGCGTTCACCAAGCTCTCGACCGCGACGATCCGCACGGTGGCGCAGGGGGTCGTCGGCGTCGCCGCGATCCAGGCGATCCTCATCGGGATCGCGCTCCTCATCGCGGGGATCAAGGTGGCCGGCGCGCTCGCCATCGTCGCGCTCGTCCTCGGGATCGCCCAGGTACCGGCGCTCATCGTCACGCTGCCGGTCATCATCTACATCTGGACGAAGGGCGACTACGGCACCGGCGCCGCGATCACCCACACGATCGTGCTCCTTGTGACCGGCATGGCCGACAACGTCCTGAAGCCGCTTCTCCTCGGGCGCGGCGTCGATGCGCCGATGCCGGTGATCCTCTTCGGCGCCCTCGGCGGGATGGCGGCCCTGGGCATCCCGGGGATGTTCGTCGGCGCGACGGGGCTGGCGCTCGGGTACGAGATCTACAGGGAATGGGTCGCGGCGGATCCGACCTGA